The Mercenaria mercenaria strain notata chromosome 8, MADL_Memer_1, whole genome shotgun sequence genome has a segment encoding these proteins:
- the LOC123566579 gene encoding growth hormone secretagogue receptor type 1-like has translation MNSTSNDSTLHQEQQRIDIFQLHRIAAPELLIVDRVITPIWYFIGIIGNILSAKIWLSQKMRQSNSSAIYLGAIAVVDLIFIFLHVWMELLQAYGIGSFNQPVLCEVFNVLFLCPQYLAPLLILGFTFERFIAICFPFLKENFCSVKKAFIAVNILTVISLLISLMQAYFWTYDELGDACEIKGYKNTFYTIWTWVSEMVIFVAVPLIVLVFNILVIREIKKINKFQASFGHDQIRGSNQTSTVTLLSVSFYLICTLLPATIVYAMQMSITMGNPGTKPADWSKDPTWSTYLIYYHIRRIVEEICLSNYACYVFIYCITSAYFRAEVHKLWCLRKAGKYLDCKQTSEENKVSSTNYCIVKGKSIDKTVPTDV, from the exons ATGAATTCAACATCGAATGATTCAACATTACATCAGGAACAGCAAAGAATCGACATTTTTCAACTTCACAGAATTGCCGCCCCTGAATTACTAATAGTTGACAGAGTAATCACCCCTATATGGTACTTCATTGGCATCATTGGCAATATATTAAGTGCAAAAATATGGCTTTCTCAAAAAATGAGGCAGTCAAATTCGTCTGCAATATACCTCGGTGCAATTGCTGTTGTAGACCTAATATTCATCTTCTTGCACGTTTGGATGGAATTATTGCAAGCGTATGGAATAGGTTCCTTTAATCAGCCAGTTCTTTGCGAAGTGTTTAATGTATTGTTTCTGTGCCCACAGTATCTAGCACCACTTCTAATATTAGGCTTCACGTTTGAGAGGTTTATAGCAATCTGCTTCCCGTTCCTGAAGGAAAACTTCTGTTCTGTAAAAAAAGCTTTTATTGCTGTGAATATTCTCACTGTAATATCTTTACTCATCAGTTTGATGCAAGCCTATTTTTGGACATACGATGAACTGGGGGATGCGTGTGAAATAAAAGGGTATAAg aatacattttatacaatatGGACATGGGTTTCTGAAATGGTTATATTTGTCGCAGTTCCGCTGATCGTCCTGGTCTTCAATATACTTGTCATCAGAGAAATCAAGAAAATCAACAAGTTCCAGGCTTCATTTGGACACGACCAGATTCGAGGGTCTAATCAAACATCAACAGTCACTTTGTTGTCGGTTTCGTTCTATCTTATTTGTACTTTATTACCAGCAACAATAGTGTATGCCATGCAAATGAGTATTACAATGGGTAATCCAGGAACAAAACCAGCTGATTGGTCGAAAGATCCCACGTGGTCTACTTATCTGATTTATTACCATATTAGAAGAATTGTTGAGGAAATTTGCTTGTCAAATTACGCTTGTTATGTATTTATCTACTGTATCACAAGTGCGTATTTCAGAGCTGAAGTGCACAAATTATGGTGCTTAAGAAAAGCAGGAAAATATCTGGATTGCAAACAAACATCAGAGGAAAATAAAGTGTCTAGCACTAATTATTGTATTGTAAAAGGTAAAAGTATTGATAAAACAGTTCCAACTGATGTTTAG